In Melanotaenia boesemani isolate fMelBoe1 chromosome 5, fMelBoe1.pri, whole genome shotgun sequence, the DNA window TACTCACATGACTtagtcatgttttcattatgaCAGTCTAATCTCTtaagtgtttttaattacaaaaaagtcAGATGTCAGAGACACTAAAATGACCAAGACAGCACTACATAGATGTGCAGCCATTTGAAAACTGTAGTAAAGTTACACATTTCTGTTAGTATTGTAACTGAATACATGACAGAgaatacattattattttctcacattttcacttCATACAATGTTTGCCATCTTACAGTAATGTGTTCACAGCATCATGCAAAAAAAGCTCTTCAGTCATTATACGACAAACTTACAGTAAGCGAAGTAGTAACTTGGTAGAGTGGTGCACAACTGTAAACAATATACTAACAGTACATACATGTACAGTAAATTATATGTAAATACAGTACATATTACTCTACCGTATGTTACTGAACATGCTAAATCACTCACATATTTTCATCGCCACCATATTTGGTTGTCATCCCTTGCGCTGCAGTAAGGAAAGTATCTCCTTAAGCGATGAAtctctgcaggactctgctgtGACCTCATTGCATCCTGCATCCATGGCTACTTGGACAGCCATTCGTATGTGGACGCTGTTCGTATACCTTCCACCTCTGGGCAGAGAAAAGCACCTCCATTGGATTTAGTGAAAGATAAGAgtcagctgaaataaattattcaatttaagagacattttcaagaaaaaaaataaaaatagttataaaatttgcttgacagattttgaCAACTAGTTTAACATTTTCTGTATGTAATGACTCAAACAATGAAATGAGGACTATTTGTTTTATATGGAATGACTATTCAGCATTCACAAGTATAGTTAATTTTGACTGACATGACATTAACAAATAATAATGTTATAAAACAGCAGAGAGTTGTATGAAAGCAACTGATGCATGTCCAAAAGCATTTGCAGTTTGTTGGAAGGAATGAGAAACTGCTACTATGATGTGcacaaatgactaaatgttgTGGAGGTTGAACTAACTGTTGTGCAAATGTAAATAGTGATGAGAGAAATGCACCAAAGCGactgagaaaaaaagtaaattaaattattaaagttaataagtTGCTTACATTATCATGTCTGCAGGTCACTAACTGCACTCGTAGGGAGCAAAGATGAAACTCACATCCTCACTCAGAGGACATGATGTGTTGAGGTGTGACCAGTTACAGCTGCTGGATTTTGGCAAACTGTGGTTTTATGGATGAAGAGacctgcagtgatgtttgaagGAAGGTTTACTGTGTTGATAAAATGCTGGAAATTTCAGATGCAGCAGCACAGCGACACCTACTGGTTTCCAGTATTTACAGcagctcttcatcactgatgcTGAAAAACTTCAACACCTCACTGAActtcatcattttcatcattttcattgTAAAAGTTTTCatcctaaaatataaaatactttaGTCCAGACACagttaatgtaaatttattcatttagatataaaaactgtttatttgcCATATTTTTCATTCCTGATGTGATTAAATCAAACTGACATGATGAATTATTAATATTCTTCATTTAACTGCAGTTCTGACGTAACATCTTCAGGTAGGAACTgcagtaaaattactttttGATTTGCAATTTTTCAGTTCTAACACAAAAACTACGAGGAAAATCCTAAATTTAAACTTCATTTGTTCAAACCATCATTGAAGAGGCGCATATTCAAAGGAAATTAgtttcaatgtttttattaaccTGCTattcagaaaaacatgaacacataaaGAAAGTGATgctacacacacatttaaaagaaactggAAAGACACACAGAAATGTTTAGAGAATATACaattaatactgtttttagATTCTTGTACAGTCAATCAATCTTGACAGGTAAgagtgtcaggattgggtatataacacacacacacacacacacacacaaacacacacacacacacatatatatatatatatatatatatatatatatatatatatatatatttatatatacatatatttatatatacatatatatagaagCCTGCCATACAGAATTCCACAAGCGTTTTACTGGAGAAGAAACACATGTAACAGATAAACTACGGTAAATGTAAAGTACATAAAGTATAACCagccaaacagaaaaacaatatgTACACCCCTACAGGAGGCTCCACTCCCACGCAGTAATAAAGGCTGCAGGATGTTGGATGAAACCAGTGGTCTAATTAAAAATGGGATTCTCATCCTGTCTTGTCAAATCTGACCTTTGTTGTTTGGATCTTCCTCTTTAAACTTTGTAAGAGAAAATAACAGGACTAAATATTCAGGTCATACATGTATAAATACATGTTAACATGTTTctccacacaaagaaaatataaactgaattgggataaaatgtgtttcagtgtaaacattttataaacatgtttctttttgttaaatttgttcATCAGTACTCACCAACTTTCAGATcgatgtttccttttttcaccCGACAGTTAAGATTAGGAACAAAACAGGTGTAAATTCCTGCATCTTCTTCAGTTACTTTACTCAGTTTGAGGGAAATGTTTCCATGAGTCATTTCATTATGGAAGAGAGAAGTTCTGCCTTTAAACCTCTGATCTTGATTATCTTTATCATCTTTAAGATTTCGATATAAGTGCACCATAGTTTTGttccatctccactccacagcCAGAGATGTTACATCAAACGGAGGATCCAGGTGGCATGGTAGAACCACATCCTGACCCGACTCTGCTGTAACTGGATCAGGTGAGCCGATCACTTCAGACTCtcctggaaaaacaaacatttagatGAGAACTTTGTTTCCTAAAACCATTAAAGTCAAAGATGACTgagcagctgctgcttcatcagaaacatgtaaagtgtgttttgttagttttgtaAAGTTAAGGACTTCAGTTTTGTTTCTAGCAGCAATAAGTATTTCTGTGtaataaatgatttaataaaaacccCTGATCCATTAGACAAAGCAGCTGATGTAAATCACTACTTTACAGCTTTACAGTGTTTTAGTTTCTATTTATGCACATCGGTTTAACCTTATTTATTCTGTCTGAATCTTATTTACCCACATTGTCTTTTTACATGTAACTTTGTCTTTTAACGTGTCTTTTAAATACCTGACACTGTTTCCATAGTAATGCTCACTTTTATTGTATATTGTTATGCAGTGACAGTAAAGACAttctattattctattctactctattTAGATCAGTAGCTGCTTCAGGATGGATATAACCTTCTGAAAAGATGATGCAGCCACCGCTGGGTGGCCTTCATTTTGGCCCTTATACTGTCACATATAAAAGAGTCATCCGAATGTCTCCTCTCCTCATCTACaactttatgtaaatgtaacaATGACAGTATCACCTCTTTACTGGATCCCAGTACATATCAGCCATCTCCACCATAATATCAAGTATCTGAGGGTGTCTGATTGTGTCAGACCaaaattttcctctttttttcttattggtcagtggttgtttgGGGGAATTTCGCCCCCTAGTGAACatttgttgtaactgcatgacgttgtccaggtggtttgATCCACTTGACTGAAGTGCAgcgtgaaagcaaaccaaaccaatgGAAGATGCAAAGTTTTTAGGAATTCAAGTTATTGAACAGAGTCctccagactatcctggtgtggtTTTGTCCTCATctcctctgcagcagcagctctttcTAACAGCCCTCTAACACTGTCATGCTCCAACCTGAGCTTACCTGGACGTCTGTACTCTGACTTACAGCTTATTACCTGTACCAAGTACTTTGCTGCTGAAGGTAGAAGCTGTGATCACATGTTgtacatttccatttttaatatttggacAATATTTTGGAAACTCACCAACAATGAGACCAACGTAACAACTCTTCTCCACTGAGCCGACCTGAAAGGAGCACTTGTATCTTCCAGAGTCGGAGAGTTTTAAAGAAGAAAGTTGGAGTGACAGATTTCCTTTACGGAGACCTTCAGAGAACAGAGACGTGCGTCCTTCAAACCTCTCCATTTGTTCTCCAGGAACGTCTTTTTCACCTTTACGAATGTGTACAACATCACTCTGCTGAGTCCATTTCACTGTGTTGTCTGTTGCGTCCTGCTGGGGCTCGAGGTGACACTGTAGAATGATGCTGGAGCCGCAGAATGATACTACCGGCTCAGAGGagcaaaatatctcagtttcagctggagaaagaaaacaaatagttcaTAGAAATCAGACAAACCTCTGTCCAGCAATAATATCATCAAAGAAAAAACCTTGActatgtttaaatgtagtttacaATGGTGCTAAATTATGACGGAAAAGACTTCAGTCTGcaacaataatgaaaatataagtTATTACAACAATgaatcaaaatataaaaatcaacaaatattttaaagaatcacttaaatgagcaaaataaagaaacaacaggATTAAATACTTTTCCCTGACATGAATAAAACTTGTTCATCATTATAAACATTTTCGTTCATTCTggtgatttttttatgtctcaGTCTGTCCGTCATTTTGTCTGTGAGTGCATATGACACGATTCTTTGTAAGAACATCTCTTTTcaacagtttaaagttttaatgcAACTTTTTATCCAGAAAATGAGACTCAAACATCACAGAATGCATCATTACTTTTTGTAACAGctattagatttaaaatgtggGTTTAATGTGACTTACTGGGACATTTTTGTCCTAAAACATAAGGACAACAACAACAGTGCCTTTAAGTAATCAAGTTgccatttaaagggttaaaactgTATAATTCTATGAATGTTTTGGTAGTTTTAAGCAGAGCAGAAGTTATTTTTAGACATTTATGCCCCCAAAAAAGCAGAGAAGATATTAATCTGTAAAGTTTTACATCAGTTCTTCAGAAGTGGACATTTCTGTCCATTATTAATTAAGAGGATAGTAAATTAAGCGGATGCCTGAGAGTTAACAGAGAAAATTTACTTtgggaaataaagaaaactgtaatGTAAAATATGGAAATCTCTTTGTTGGGCGGCCAAGAGGACAAAGGAGTTTAACTTAAGGAACCAAAATGGCAGCTGCCCTGACGTCACATCTTCATTACATGTATTATCCCCAAGTACTTCCCAAGTTCCTGGGTGTGCACGTtacagaggacctctcctggaccatcaacaccacatcactgaccaAGAAAGCCAACCAGCACCTCTACTGCCACCACAACCTGAGGAAAGCTAGAGCCCCGCCCCCATCATGTGCACTTTGTACAGAGGCATCATGGAAGGCGTCCTGACCAGCAGCATCACCATGTGGTACAGCACCTGCTCCACGTCCTGCAGGAAGACCCTCTAACATATCATGATAGCAGCTAAGAAGATTGTCGGTGCCTCTCTTCCCTCACTGCAAAACATCTACACCTCTCGCCTCACCCTTAAAGCCCTCTGCATGGTGAGAGATCccccacccgtcacacagcttcttcagcctgctgctATCAGGAAGGAGACTGTGGAGCCTGCGGACCAGGACCAGCAGCCTGAGGGACAGCTTtgtccaccaggctgtcaggacaCTGAACTCTCTCCCTACTCTCCCTGGTCTCTTTATCCAGACTGATGTTGTGTTGGGAGAGAAGAGACTGTAGCGAAGACAGTCACTAAGACACTGTTAGCAATATCAACTTTAGTCAAATTTATTATTGGTGTTAATAATTTTCACTGTTAGAAGCttcattgtttggtttttatcttCTTTACTGAGCTGTAGAGAAGAGTTCTCTGGTTTGTCAGGCAGGTATGAAGCTGGACTGCTGCCACAGAGAAGGATGCTAAGTTGCTATGGTAACCTTCATGAATATGAAACCTGAGGGCACATTCACTCTGGCCCTGTTTGGCCTGCTTTAAActagtgtgcctctagagagagagtggcgccatctccgttcactgcaatggttcagtttttttcacagtaatggcggcgtatggagcccctcaaaagttcccggaagttagcaaaagctaagcgacggtcaatgtatttcaatggagcagattgtcggagctacacttcttcaaggtaagatgttttaatagtcatatttccatatcagttgtgcatcgaaatcaacttgacaggaataattaaatatgttgacggattgtcaccgtctagattaatatatttagagattataaaccgataaaagtttatgctagcacactgatagcaacaggtgccacaggctgatgaatgtaaattctgttcgtcagtataaattgatccaacgccgttgatagcgaggttaatgtgtagggagagcgattgtagttacatttttatttaattttaatgtatttataaggctgtggaattatggacaaagatatgaagatgaatacacagtattagatagcacaatactcttagtatatatgtttacaatctttgcaactataaaacctaacctgttaaatgtaacaaacatgttaaccttaagaacttaacaaaatatacacatacaaaataagtggctgattgtacttgagtgcatttgctgcactagacagcactcagcactctcccagtgtgcaggatgagagcagagaagcagagagatgcttaagggaagtatatcactcttccctcgtgcagcattgtcctgaagaactttcagctgttctggggttgcctgacgttaactgggatactgttcttcttcaccttcctggtttggccacttttaagtgttgtttcctgtcttttttttctacattccgcaacctcaaccatataaatctccctgtgatgtgttctctgtgtttaatttaaaaataaacttcccaatgatatggtctttgaaaatgtgtaaatgcattgttttaatatgattaccgcacatatttttttgttttcacagtccctgatggtggtcaaatgtatcctgctgactttggccatccatattttccttctgtccctgtctttggggaagccatacatacgcacgcctttctctgagcgattggagcatccccatgcagcacagcataccatggtgaagactgtattcaaggatagcagagaaaagaaatggctagacatgctgatctagtcgagttttatgctattgtaaaggaattcttttaggtattaaatgcatttggaaaacaaagggtgtttgtctgatttattatgtatatatagggagtaagtcttgggatagttacaaatagtgatagaaaaacatgtattttccatgaattgaaatcaaaattttatttatttgccatggattttctgtaagaacacattatattgtgagtccagacttgtgtagttatcagtctgcctcagtcaaaataagtcttaagacttaaaagcaattcacacaagtagatactaataagtaagaatagataacccatttatttgaaatgaattgggatctaaattttatttattggatatagatttcctgtaagaacagttatcattatgctgtgagcctagatttattgtgtagtcacttggtaaatcattgttgtcacctgttggtatgcctcagtcaagtctgaaagataaagttaaaaaaaacagaaaatattacgatttacattgctgttgatgtcatacaggtttagtaaacctttgatgattcatatcaatgaacacaactataaaaatattgcaaagcaaagccttcattgatcattatttaccgattatcgtagttttcttattattttgtattggccgccaagcacttcctggaacttttggaggctacatggaccacatGATCGGCgagcgttttgagcttccggtgaCGCCACTCTCTCTTTAGAGGCACTCtactttaaacaaaccctggtccacttccatggATAGTACGGGCCATCCAGGGAACCAAACAGAGGAAGTGATGTGGGGCATGTCATAGAGCAGCATGCTGGTTAACTCGCtgtctctcctgctgctcatactggacagattgtGGAGAAAACTGCTTTAGGTTTGAACactaaagaaacagaaactccAAGACTGGAAAAACttattgttgctccattgtttactggTGGTGAACCAGCTGTTTTCAGTCCTGGTCAATGAATGAGacaatttttcttcttttttcttattggtcagtggttgttttggggACACACACACCCTGGACTCTGACAGACCCCACCAACACTTGaactttttacaccctcaggAACAAGCACACAGCAACTTTAATAACTTTCACCAGACCATAAGCTAACTGTAATTTGCATGTCTATTTATTATCACGTTTAATTTACTAAGTGATGGtacttgtgttgtttgttttgtaaagaaTGGTGCGCGTCTGGTAACTGGTGGAATATGCTGCTGTGTCCTCTGTCAGAAGGAGACTCACATCCAGAGACTGACTTCTATATAGAGCGGTTTTTAATCACCATACAACGGTGGCATTACAGAGATTATGGTGTGGATTCTAAAGgataaaaagcatttaaagaaacataaatacaaattaacATATTTAACTACGTCAATATAAAACAGCCATATTATAATGAAATTACAGTGCTACACTGTCATGTAAATAAGCTGCATTGATGTTCCAAAGGCGGAATATAAAATGAAGAATGAGCCCACAAGTCGCCACTAGATGGCACTCCAAGACCAGAAATGAAACAACATAACAAGAAGGAACACGTTACTTCACCGTAGCAATAACATATTTCAGGAGACATTAAATGGAGGAAATGTTACTACATATTAATGAAAGCAGAAATTAGCGAACATATGGCTTATTATGTTTCTCTGTTCGTCCTCTACATGCTGCAGAACTGACAATAAAGGTGACTTTTATAGATAACAACAAAGAATATTCTGTGTTTTAAGTTATAACAAACTTATAACAAACGTTATCTGGTGGCAGCATTAGCTTCTGTACATTTAGCATTTAGCATGTTGCTAGTACATAACTGATGGACTGAGTCACTTCctggataaaaaaacaaaaaaaaaaaacaaaaacaaaaacgttGGGAATGCCAAGATTGATTTGTCTTAATCTTATTACCGGACTTTCACTGAAGCCTTTTAGCATTCGGTATTTTAAGTTATAACTTGTTAAATTGAGCCGAGTAAACTACCGGACCAGATCTGACTAGACCTGGTCAAGTCTATGGCAGTTgagcacaaaaaaaagaaagaaaaaaacgaGATTTGGATAGAAACTCCCTCTGCGTGCgttgtgttttgttgtaacAATAAATGGAAGAAACatgcttttatatatttattcagatGACAAAGAAGGAGGAGTCAGGACATTTCGACAGtttgagaaaataaagttgtaacttgaatatttaatattttctacttGTTGCTAAGACTTTAGCAGAAAGCAGAATTATTGAATGATTAACAGAAGAATcccacaaaaactaaataagctCGTCCCTGTCTCTAATGATccactttattaaaacacagcttCACTTTGactatttatgtattatttgtTTAGTCCTTTGTATCTGACGTGTTTTGGGGCCAAACCAAAAGATGATGGAGATTAAAATAGacattaaaagagaaaagactACTTGGGTCTAACAGGGAGATATTTTCTAACTTACCTGTAACTTGTTCCGCGACTGACAGCAGACTGTAGCATCCAGTCCAAAAAAGCAGCTTAAACATCATCATTTCTAACCGCTAAAAGAGCAGATTTCATCCGCTGTTCAACAAATAAAGGCCGTCGATCAGTTTTCACACCGTCCGACTCCGTCAGGATCTGTTACCTCTACCCTCGCCCACAGGAAAAAGGGTGGAGTCAGTGGCGCTTTCAGGGAAAAGCACGTCTACGTATCTCCATGCCTCTACCACACACTCACGTTACTAAGGTTCTACGGATAGCAGCAGAGCACAAAATAGACTTTAtcgattttttttaatctactgcTTCAGTTGGGGCTGGAGAAAGTTAAAGTCATTGTAAcgtgtttgctgtgttttctcATTGTTAACACAACCAAAGACTTCTGTCCACAATTATATTATTTGCAACATTgttgtaggtgctttgtgagaagtttgatttggttataaacAAAGAATCACACttagtgtttatttgtgttatgTATGAAAACTTTAggtttattcaaataaaattattatttaaacctATTTGATTTACCATTTCACAGTGTGTTTTCCTGACTGTATTGGGCTACATTCTTTCTGCAGGAATGCAGCTTCATACATTTTGCCAAGAGAGAGCTCTGTTAAGTCATATTGTTGTGGGGAAACAATATCTGATGGGTTTCTACTGACTTGTCTTCAGTCCACTGGTAGCTTCTCTAAGTTTGATCCCTCTAACACAAAGTATCTTCATTGTAGCCAGAGCGAAACA includes these proteins:
- the LOC121640170 gene encoding CD276 antigen homolog codes for the protein MMMFKLLFWTGCYSLLSVAEQVTAETEIFCSSEPVVSFCGSSIILQCHLEPQQDATDNTVKWTQQSDVVHIRKGEKDVPGEQMERFEGRTSLFSEGLRKGNLSLQLSSLKLSDSGRYKCSFQVGSVEKSCYVGLIVGESEVIGSPDPVTAESGQDVVLPCHLDPPFDVTSLAVEWRWNKTMVHLYRNLKDDKDNQDQRFKGRTSLFHNEMTHGNISLKLSKVTEEDAGIYTCFVPNLNCRVKKGNIDLKVEFKEEDPNNKGQI